The Pelodiscus sinensis isolate JC-2024 chromosome 13, ASM4963464v1, whole genome shotgun sequence genome includes a region encoding these proteins:
- the LOC102456754 gene encoding protein FAM162B-like, producing the protein MWGRLWGRKALVTSLWRTTALGRDPGAQAAQRGSRTRRALCDKAADTPKVAPQTASPGRSAYRNDRRPTAFEKKILLWAGRFKKEEDIPMLVSSEVITAAMSRVRIRVCYITMALTLLGCLAMIISGKRAARQEDTLQRRNLEKKAKWRAEAETELEAGAIKAP; encoded by the exons ATGTGGGGCCGGCTGTGGGGAAGAAAGGCTCTTGTGACCAGTCTGTGGAGAACAACCGCTCTCGGGAGGGACCCAGGGGCCCAGGCGGCTCAGAGAGGGTCGCGGACGAGAAGAGCGCTGTGCGACAAAGCGGCGGACACACCCAAGGTTGCTCCTCAGACGGCCAGTCCAG GCCGCAGCGCATACAGAAATGACAGACGACCTACCGCCTttgagaaaaaaatattattatgGGCAGGACGGTTTAAAAAGGAAGAGGATATTCCCATGCTAGTATC CTCAGAGGTCATCACAGCCGCCATGAGCAGAGTGAGGATCCGAGTTTGCTACATCACCATGGCCCTGACACTGCTGGGCTGCTTGGCCATGATCATCTCCGGCAAGCGA GCCGCGAGGCAAGAGGACACGCTGCAGAGGCGCAATTTGGAAAAGAAGGCCAAGTGGAGGGCTGAAGCGGAGAcggagctggaggcaggggcgATAAAAGCTCCATGA